One region of Kytococcus sedentarius DSM 20547 genomic DNA includes:
- a CDS encoding alkaline phosphatase D family protein translates to MTPTKSLPHTTSGALPVDSSWPEQPTASRTAPGASPSRRLVLATGAATLGALALATGHATAGDAYPFTLGVASGDPTPDGVVLWTRLATDPVAPDGLGGLGQTTSTVEWELATDESFRRIVRRGTVTTDASVGHSIHIELAGLPSSARFTYRFRANGHLSPVGHTRTAPAPGSDERATFAVASCAQWEHGFFTAYRHIAAEQPDLVVHLGDYIYEHGPGGYPVSSGRARTMVGGEIHSLADYRRRHALYKSDADLQAAHAAAPWVVVFDDHEVDNDWAELYHEVWGKVPAFAERRAAGFRAYWENMPLRRSSVPGADGIQLYRRLTWGRMATLHVLDTRQYRSNQTGLIGPVRSTYDSRRTMLGSTQEAWLDEGLRTSGARWDLLGQQVMVAQYDMMAGPGFLTNQDAWDGYVAAKDRLLTSLERSDARNPVVLTGDVHESFANDLWRTTDSGRVTLGSEFVTTSVTSGGDGKDSQFTGDADNPHIRYHETTRGYLRLDLTADSMAGTFRAVDTVSSRGGAVRTDARFALEDGRRGLQAV, encoded by the coding sequence ATGACCCCCACGAAATCCCTGCCCCACACCACATCCGGCGCCCTGCCCGTCGACTCCTCGTGGCCCGAGCAGCCGACCGCGTCGCGCACCGCACCCGGCGCCTCGCCCTCCCGCCGCCTGGTCCTGGCCACCGGCGCCGCCACGCTCGGCGCCCTAGCCCTGGCCACCGGCCATGCCACCGCCGGCGATGCCTACCCGTTCACCCTGGGCGTCGCCTCGGGTGACCCGACTCCCGACGGCGTGGTGCTCTGGACGCGCCTGGCCACCGACCCCGTGGCCCCCGACGGCCTCGGCGGGCTCGGCCAGACCACCTCCACCGTCGAGTGGGAGCTGGCCACCGACGAGTCCTTCCGTCGCATCGTGCGCCGGGGCACCGTCACCACCGACGCCTCGGTCGGCCACAGCATCCACATCGAGCTCGCCGGCCTGCCGTCCTCTGCCCGGTTCACCTACCGCTTCCGGGCCAACGGCCACCTCTCCCCGGTGGGGCATACGCGGACCGCTCCGGCCCCGGGCAGCGACGAGCGCGCCACCTTCGCCGTCGCCTCCTGCGCGCAGTGGGAGCACGGGTTCTTCACCGCCTACCGCCACATCGCGGCCGAGCAGCCGGACCTGGTCGTCCACCTGGGCGACTACATCTACGAGCACGGCCCCGGCGGCTACCCGGTGTCCTCCGGCCGCGCCCGCACCATGGTGGGCGGGGAGATCCACTCGCTGGCCGACTACCGCCGCCGCCACGCCCTCTACAAGTCCGATGCGGACCTGCAGGCCGCGCACGCCGCCGCCCCCTGGGTGGTGGTCTTCGACGACCACGAGGTCGACAACGACTGGGCCGAGCTCTACCACGAGGTCTGGGGCAAGGTGCCGGCCTTCGCCGAGCGCCGTGCCGCCGGTTTCCGCGCCTATTGGGAGAATATGCCGCTGCGCCGCAGCTCGGTCCCGGGCGCCGACGGCATCCAGCTCTACCGTCGCCTCACCTGGGGGCGCATGGCCACGCTGCACGTGCTGGACACGCGCCAGTACCGGTCGAACCAGACCGGCCTCATCGGCCCGGTGCGCAGCACCTACGACTCCCGCCGCACCATGCTGGGGTCCACCCAGGAGGCCTGGCTCGATGAGGGGCTGCGCACCTCGGGAGCCCGCTGGGACCTGCTGGGCCAGCAGGTGATGGTGGCGCAGTACGACATGATGGCCGGCCCCGGGTTCCTCACCAACCAGGACGCCTGGGACGGGTACGTGGCCGCCAAGGACCGGCTGCTCACGAGCCTGGAGCGCTCTGATGCCCGCAACCCGGTGGTGCTCACCGGTGACGTGCACGAGTCCTTCGCGAACGACCTGTGGCGCACCACGGACTCGGGGCGGGTGACGCTGGGCTCGGAGTTCGTCACCACCTCGGTCACCTCCGGCGGGGACGGCAAGGACTCACAGTTCACCGGGGACGCCGACAACCCCCACATCCGCTACCACGAGACCACCCGCGGCTACCTGCGGCTGGACCTCACCGCCGACTCGATGGCGGGGACCTTCCGCGCCGTCGACACCGTCAGCTCCCGCGGTGGCGCCGTCCGCACCGACGCCCGGTTCGCGCTGGAGGACGGCCGCCGCGGCCTGCAGGCGGTCTGA
- a CDS encoding NAD(P)H-binding protein, whose product MTTSGTPTGTTPGQALVTGATGYIGSRLVPALLEAGWTVRVLARSPEKLEGRSWAVDVDVHAGDANSLDDLASALEGVEVAYYLLHSMDGEGDFVERERAMAQTFAAACDAAGVGRIVYLGGMHPHNEPLSTHLYSRKAVGDVFLAADTPAAVLQAAVIVGAGSASFEMLRHLTDRLPVMLAPRWLDNRIQPIAVADVLHYLVGAASLPAGVNRAFDVGSDEVLRFRDMLVRYGQVAGLRRRRIALAPVMTPWLASHWVGLVTPVPAGVAKPLVGSLVHEVVVKDGRALEEFTGAPAGGHTPFDDAVARALVRADAVDPAAEGEEPADALPGDPEWVGRQQRTETWRSIVDAPADDLWAEVESIGSSGSLGPRGALGPWALESTDREGTTRSVRLRSTRALPGTARLTLAVTPAPHDAGQSLLTQEVTFVPHGLAGETSWWGSYPAHRALFTRVHQGIVERARVR is encoded by the coding sequence ATGACCACCTCCGGGACCCCCACGGGGACCACCCCAGGACAGGCCCTTGTCACGGGCGCCACCGGCTACATCGGCTCGCGCTTGGTCCCGGCGCTGCTGGAGGCAGGGTGGACGGTGCGGGTCCTGGCGCGCTCACCGGAGAAGCTCGAGGGCCGTTCCTGGGCCGTTGACGTAGACGTCCACGCCGGGGACGCGAACTCCCTCGACGACCTCGCCAGCGCCCTGGAGGGGGTGGAGGTCGCCTACTACCTGCTGCACTCGATGGACGGCGAGGGCGACTTCGTGGAGCGCGAGCGCGCCATGGCCCAGACCTTCGCCGCCGCCTGCGACGCCGCCGGGGTCGGCCGCATCGTCTACCTGGGCGGCATGCATCCGCACAACGAGCCGCTGTCCACCCACCTGTACAGCCGCAAGGCCGTCGGTGACGTGTTCCTCGCGGCCGACACCCCTGCCGCCGTCCTGCAGGCCGCGGTGATCGTCGGCGCCGGGTCAGCCAGCTTCGAGATGCTGCGCCACCTCACCGACCGGCTCCCGGTGATGCTCGCCCCGCGCTGGTTGGACAACCGCATCCAGCCCATCGCCGTGGCCGACGTGCTGCACTACCTGGTCGGGGCCGCCTCCTTGCCCGCCGGGGTGAACCGCGCCTTCGACGTGGGCAGCGACGAGGTGCTCCGCTTCCGCGACATGCTGGTGCGCTACGGCCAGGTGGCCGGCCTGCGACGCCGCCGCATCGCCCTGGCGCCGGTGATGACCCCCTGGCTCGCCAGCCACTGGGTGGGCTTGGTGACGCCGGTGCCCGCCGGCGTGGCCAAGCCGCTGGTCGGCTCGCTGGTGCACGAGGTGGTGGTCAAGGACGGCCGCGCGCTGGAGGAGTTCACCGGCGCCCCGGCCGGCGGCCACACCCCATTCGACGACGCCGTGGCACGCGCCCTGGTCCGGGCCGATGCGGTGGACCCCGCAGCCGAGGGCGAGGAGCCCGCCGACGCGCTGCCGGGCGACCCCGAGTGGGTGGGCCGCCAGCAGCGAACCGAGACCTGGCGCAGCATCGTCGACGCGCCGGCGGACGACCTGTGGGCTGAGGTGGAGTCCATCGGCTCGAGCGGCTCGCTGGGCCCCCGGGGCGCGCTGGGCCCGTGGGCCCTCGAGTCGACGGATCGGGAGGGCACGACCCGCTCGGTACGGCTCCGTTCCACCCGCGCCCTGCCCGGGACGGCGCGGCTGACCCTCGCGGTCACCCCCGCCCCCCACGATGCGGGGCAGTCCCTCCTGACCCAGGAGGTCACCTTCGTGCCCCACGGGCTGGCTGGAGAGACCTCCTGGTGGGGCTCCTACCCCGCCCACCGCGCCCTGTTCACGAGGGTGCACCAGGGCATCGTGGAGCGCGCACGGGTCCGCTGA
- a CDS encoding CPBP family intramembrane glutamic endopeptidase — protein sequence MRTPFAPLLQELSRFGSAQFVRQVPRDHRADPRQLRRRQVVVALTLLVGTVFLAWSLRSEPGSASFYGAATALAITWTAGSFASGPLHLGWAHTRSGDRYVRPVLQPVLVALGVIALFMVGALVAARIPVLSASVDAVLDHARLGILPLVVALALVNGVAEELFFRGAMYSATPWRPVLVTTVVYTLTTIATGSLGLVLAAAVLGWVVGLQRRVTGGILAPVLIHCTWSLGMLLVLPAVMDRAA from the coding sequence ATGCGCACCCCCTTCGCCCCGTTGCTGCAGGAGCTCTCCCGGTTCGGCTCCGCGCAGTTCGTGCGCCAGGTCCCGCGGGACCACCGGGCCGACCCCCGCCAGCTGAGGCGACGGCAGGTCGTGGTGGCCCTGACCCTGCTGGTGGGCACCGTCTTCCTCGCGTGGTCGCTGCGCTCCGAGCCGGGATCGGCCTCGTTCTACGGAGCGGCCACCGCGCTGGCCATCACGTGGACGGCGGGCTCGTTCGCCTCCGGCCCGCTGCACCTGGGCTGGGCCCACACCCGGTCCGGCGACCGCTACGTCCGGCCCGTCCTGCAGCCCGTCCTCGTGGCCCTGGGCGTGATCGCCCTGTTCATGGTCGGTGCCCTGGTGGCCGCCCGCATCCCGGTCCTGTCGGCCAGCGTCGATGCGGTGCTCGACCACGCGCGCCTGGGCATCCTGCCGCTGGTGGTCGCCCTCGCCCTGGTCAACGGGGTCGCCGAGGAGCTGTTCTTCCGCGGCGCCATGTACTCGGCCACCCCGTGGCGGCCGGTGCTGGTCACCACGGTGGTCTACACGCTGACGACCATCGCCACCGGCTCCCTCGGGCTGGTCCTGGCCGCCGCCGTGCTGGGGTGGGTGGTGGGCCTGCAGCGTCGCGTGACCGGCGGCATCCTGGCGCCGGTGCTCATCCACTGCACCTGGTCGCTGGGCATGCTGTTGGTCCTCCCCGCTGTGATGGACCGGGCAGCCTGA